The following proteins are encoded in a genomic region of Arachis ipaensis cultivar K30076 chromosome B02, Araip1.1, whole genome shotgun sequence:
- the LOC107625254 gene encoding actin-related protein 2/3 complex subunit 2B isoform X4 encodes MTCIERASPALNQILLKLYSAEKPMEIDHHLYEFGSAEYHILSEASDPRVAFLSISTAPLCPGVLATNELSSYTIEMIKALCPAVVEIAESTREGYQLTLKLNLTKIPRGKVHSVILSSQLKEILWNFNSDDAIKGMHKPIKLVYNPREPFFVIRQPQQMIAVFPIRFAEKSDVIISTAFFQELVDVGSSDRYAKAPPCSWSAIPPPELRGEAFEDLSTNGGFVSFDISSHHVDGKRLDKTVWNLLNFNAYVRYHVKTTKGFIQRRMRKRLENLVEVLHHTESLEQVNEQITRHQDAGCSTKRLVRSSKYSILKQRWGNLGRKLKRIHFRLKIQGFGRFRQRWLRLPKFSSREYTKLD; translated from the exons ATGACATGCATAGAGAGAGCGTCCCCTGCTTTGAATCAGATCCTGCTCAAACTATACAG TGCTGAGAAGCCCATGGAGATTGATCATCACTTGTATGAATTTGGGTCAGCGGAATATCATATTCTG TCTGAAGCCTCTGATCCACGAGTAGCTTTTTTGTCGATATCAACTGCACCTCTTTGCCCTGGAGTCCTTGCCACAAATGAGCTTTCTTCCTATACAATTGAAATGATAAAGGCACTTTGTCCTGCTGTTGTGGAAATTGCTGAATCTACACGAGAAGGATATCAACTTACTCTCAAGCTGAATCTCACTAAGATTCCACGTGGCAAAG TTCACTCGGTGATTTTGAGTTCACAGCTGAAAGAAATATTGTGGAATTTCAACTCTGATGATGCAATTAAGGGGATGCACAAACCCATCAAACTAGTCTACAATCCAAGAGAACCTTTCTTTGTCATTAGACAG CCGCAACAAATGATCGCAGTATTCCCTATTCGGTTCGCAGAAAAGTCAGATGTGATTATTTCAACAGCTTTCTTCCAG GAGCTGGTGGATGTTGGAAGTTCAGATAGATATGCCAAGGCACCACCATGCAGCTGGTCAGCCATTCCTCCTCCAGAGCTAAGAGGAGAAGCTTTTGAGGATTTGAGTACTAATGGAGGCTTTGTCTCTTTTG ATATCTCTTCTCACCATGTTGATGGCAAAAGGCTAGACAAAACTGTTTGGAATCTACTAAATTTTAATGCCTATGTTAGGTACCATGTAAAG ACCACAAAAGGTTTTATCCAAAGAAGAATGAGGAAACGCTTAGAAAATCTGGTTGAG GTCCTACACCATACAGAGTCATTGGAGCAAGTTAATGAACAAATCACAAGGCATCAAG ATGCAGGATGTAGTACAAAAAGACTAGTAAGATCATCTAAATACAGCATCCTGAAACAAAGATGGGGCAACCTTGGAAGAAAACTAAAGAGGATTCACTTTCGACTTAAGATTCAAGGATTTGGACGATTTCGGCAACGGTGGTTGAGGTTACCAAAATTTTCTTCAAGAGAATATACGAAGTTGGATTAG
- the LOC107625254 gene encoding actin-related protein 2/3 complex subunit 2B isoform X1 — MTCIERASPALNQILLKLYSAEKPMEIDHHLYEFGSAEYHILSEASDPRVAFLSISTAPLCPGVLATNELSSYTIEMIKALCPAVVEIAESTREGYQLTLKLNLTKIPRGKDYIKVIKEISTVHSVILSSQLKEILWNFNSDDAIKGMHKPIKLVYNPREPFFVIRQPQQMIAVFPIRFAEKSDVIISTAFFQELVDVGSSDRYAKAPPCSWSAIPPPELRGEAFEDLSTNGGFVSFDISSHHVDGKRLDKTVWNLLNFNAYVRYHVKTTKGFIQRRMRKRLENLVEVLHHTESLEQVNEQITRHQDAGCSTKRLVRSSKYSILKQRWGNLGRKLKRIHFRLKIQGFGRFRQRWLRLPKFSSREYTKLD; from the exons ATGACATGCATAGAGAGAGCGTCCCCTGCTTTGAATCAGATCCTGCTCAAACTATACAG TGCTGAGAAGCCCATGGAGATTGATCATCACTTGTATGAATTTGGGTCAGCGGAATATCATATTCTG TCTGAAGCCTCTGATCCACGAGTAGCTTTTTTGTCGATATCAACTGCACCTCTTTGCCCTGGAGTCCTTGCCACAAATGAGCTTTCTTCCTATACAATTGAAATGATAAAGGCACTTTGTCCTGCTGTTGTGGAAATTGCTGAATCTACACGAGAAGGATATCAACTTACTCTCAAGCTGAATCTCACTAAGATTCCACGTGGCAAAG ATTATATCAAGGTAATTAAGGAAATTTCAACAGTTCACTCGGTGATTTTGAGTTCACAGCTGAAAGAAATATTGTGGAATTTCAACTCTGATGATGCAATTAAGGGGATGCACAAACCCATCAAACTAGTCTACAATCCAAGAGAACCTTTCTTTGTCATTAGACAG CCGCAACAAATGATCGCAGTATTCCCTATTCGGTTCGCAGAAAAGTCAGATGTGATTATTTCAACAGCTTTCTTCCAG GAGCTGGTGGATGTTGGAAGTTCAGATAGATATGCCAAGGCACCACCATGCAGCTGGTCAGCCATTCCTCCTCCAGAGCTAAGAGGAGAAGCTTTTGAGGATTTGAGTACTAATGGAGGCTTTGTCTCTTTTG ATATCTCTTCTCACCATGTTGATGGCAAAAGGCTAGACAAAACTGTTTGGAATCTACTAAATTTTAATGCCTATGTTAGGTACCATGTAAAG ACCACAAAAGGTTTTATCCAAAGAAGAATGAGGAAACGCTTAGAAAATCTGGTTGAG GTCCTACACCATACAGAGTCATTGGAGCAAGTTAATGAACAAATCACAAGGCATCAAG ATGCAGGATGTAGTACAAAAAGACTAGTAAGATCATCTAAATACAGCATCCTGAAACAAAGATGGGGCAACCTTGGAAGAAAACTAAAGAGGATTCACTTTCGACTTAAGATTCAAGGATTTGGACGATTTCGGCAACGGTGGTTGAGGTTACCAAAATTTTCTTCAAGAGAATATACGAAGTTGGATTAG
- the LOC107625254 gene encoding actin-related protein 2/3 complex subunit 2B isoform X3: MTCIERASPALNQILLKLYSAEKPMEIDHHLYEFGSAEYHILSEASDPRVAFLSISTAPLCPGVLATNELSSYTIEMIKALCPAVVEIAESTREGYQLTLKLNLTKIPRGKDYIKVIKEISTVHSVILSSQLKEILWNFNSDDAIKGMHKPIKLVYNPREPFFVIRQPQQMIAVFPIRFAEKSDVIISTAFFQELVDVGSSDRYAKAPPCSWSAIPPPELRGEAFEDLSTNGGFVSFDISSHHVDGKRLDKTVWNLLNFNAYVRYHVKTTKGFIQRRMRKRLENLVEVLHHTESLEQVNEQITRHQGCSTKRLVRSSKYSILKQRWGNLGRKLKRIHFRLKIQGFGRFRQRWLRLPKFSSREYTKLD; the protein is encoded by the exons ATGACATGCATAGAGAGAGCGTCCCCTGCTTTGAATCAGATCCTGCTCAAACTATACAG TGCTGAGAAGCCCATGGAGATTGATCATCACTTGTATGAATTTGGGTCAGCGGAATATCATATTCTG TCTGAAGCCTCTGATCCACGAGTAGCTTTTTTGTCGATATCAACTGCACCTCTTTGCCCTGGAGTCCTTGCCACAAATGAGCTTTCTTCCTATACAATTGAAATGATAAAGGCACTTTGTCCTGCTGTTGTGGAAATTGCTGAATCTACACGAGAAGGATATCAACTTACTCTCAAGCTGAATCTCACTAAGATTCCACGTGGCAAAG ATTATATCAAGGTAATTAAGGAAATTTCAACAGTTCACTCGGTGATTTTGAGTTCACAGCTGAAAGAAATATTGTGGAATTTCAACTCTGATGATGCAATTAAGGGGATGCACAAACCCATCAAACTAGTCTACAATCCAAGAGAACCTTTCTTTGTCATTAGACAG CCGCAACAAATGATCGCAGTATTCCCTATTCGGTTCGCAGAAAAGTCAGATGTGATTATTTCAACAGCTTTCTTCCAG GAGCTGGTGGATGTTGGAAGTTCAGATAGATATGCCAAGGCACCACCATGCAGCTGGTCAGCCATTCCTCCTCCAGAGCTAAGAGGAGAAGCTTTTGAGGATTTGAGTACTAATGGAGGCTTTGTCTCTTTTG ATATCTCTTCTCACCATGTTGATGGCAAAAGGCTAGACAAAACTGTTTGGAATCTACTAAATTTTAATGCCTATGTTAGGTACCATGTAAAG ACCACAAAAGGTTTTATCCAAAGAAGAATGAGGAAACGCTTAGAAAATCTGGTTGAG GTCCTACACCATACAGAGTCATTGGAGCAAGTTAATGAACAAATCACAAGGCATCAAG GATGTAGTACAAAAAGACTAGTAAGATCATCTAAATACAGCATCCTGAAACAAAGATGGGGCAACCTTGGAAGAAAACTAAAGAGGATTCACTTTCGACTTAAGATTCAAGGATTTGGACGATTTCGGCAACGGTGGTTGAGGTTACCAAAATTTTCTTCAAGAGAATATACGAAGTTGGATTAG
- the LOC107625254 gene encoding actin-related protein 2/3 complex subunit 2B isoform X2, translating into MTCIERASPALNQILLKLYSAEKPMEIDHHLYEFGSAEYHILSEASDPRVAFLSISTAPLCPGVLATNELSSYTIEMIKALCPAVVEIAESTREGYQLTLKLNLTKIPRGKDYIKVIKEISTVHSVILSSQLKEILWNFNSDDAIKGMHKPIKLVYNPREPFFVIRQPQQMIAVFPIRFAEKSDVIISTAFFQLVDVGSSDRYAKAPPCSWSAIPPPELRGEAFEDLSTNGGFVSFDISSHHVDGKRLDKTVWNLLNFNAYVRYHVKTTKGFIQRRMRKRLENLVEVLHHTESLEQVNEQITRHQDAGCSTKRLVRSSKYSILKQRWGNLGRKLKRIHFRLKIQGFGRFRQRWLRLPKFSSREYTKLD; encoded by the exons ATGACATGCATAGAGAGAGCGTCCCCTGCTTTGAATCAGATCCTGCTCAAACTATACAG TGCTGAGAAGCCCATGGAGATTGATCATCACTTGTATGAATTTGGGTCAGCGGAATATCATATTCTG TCTGAAGCCTCTGATCCACGAGTAGCTTTTTTGTCGATATCAACTGCACCTCTTTGCCCTGGAGTCCTTGCCACAAATGAGCTTTCTTCCTATACAATTGAAATGATAAAGGCACTTTGTCCTGCTGTTGTGGAAATTGCTGAATCTACACGAGAAGGATATCAACTTACTCTCAAGCTGAATCTCACTAAGATTCCACGTGGCAAAG ATTATATCAAGGTAATTAAGGAAATTTCAACAGTTCACTCGGTGATTTTGAGTTCACAGCTGAAAGAAATATTGTGGAATTTCAACTCTGATGATGCAATTAAGGGGATGCACAAACCCATCAAACTAGTCTACAATCCAAGAGAACCTTTCTTTGTCATTAGACAG CCGCAACAAATGATCGCAGTATTCCCTATTCGGTTCGCAGAAAAGTCAGATGTGATTATTTCAACAGCTTTCTTCCAG CTGGTGGATGTTGGAAGTTCAGATAGATATGCCAAGGCACCACCATGCAGCTGGTCAGCCATTCCTCCTCCAGAGCTAAGAGGAGAAGCTTTTGAGGATTTGAGTACTAATGGAGGCTTTGTCTCTTTTG ATATCTCTTCTCACCATGTTGATGGCAAAAGGCTAGACAAAACTGTTTGGAATCTACTAAATTTTAATGCCTATGTTAGGTACCATGTAAAG ACCACAAAAGGTTTTATCCAAAGAAGAATGAGGAAACGCTTAGAAAATCTGGTTGAG GTCCTACACCATACAGAGTCATTGGAGCAAGTTAATGAACAAATCACAAGGCATCAAG ATGCAGGATGTAGTACAAAAAGACTAGTAAGATCATCTAAATACAGCATCCTGAAACAAAGATGGGGCAACCTTGGAAGAAAACTAAAGAGGATTCACTTTCGACTTAAGATTCAAGGATTTGGACGATTTCGGCAACGGTGGTTGAGGTTACCAAAATTTTCTTCAAGAGAATATACGAAGTTGGATTAG